One stretch of Bacillota bacterium DNA includes these proteins:
- a CDS encoding substrate-binding domain-containing protein has protein sequence VGEVVVIGFDSGKLQLDAIKSGLMAGAITQNPVGIGYEAVKAAVMAIRGEPLEPVIDTGYYWFDLNSINSSIIAPLLYE, from the coding sequence AGTTGGAGAAGTTGTCGTTATCGGTTTTGACTCTGGTAAACTGCAGCTGGATGCAATTAAATCCGGACTGATGGCCGGTGCAATTACCCAGAATCCGGTTGGAATCGGCTATGAAGCAGTTAAGGCTGCTGTAATGGCTATCAGAGGCGAGCCCCTTGAGCCGGTAATCGATACAGGTTACTACTGGTTCGATCTAAACAGCATTAATTCCAGTATAATTGCTCC